The following proteins are encoded in a genomic region of Polyangiaceae bacterium:
- a CDS encoding alkaline phosphatase family protein, producing the protein MKKRANDDPSLARRRVLAGLGAALSSAAIGCGSEASTTIGSTAGVGGAGGEGGSGGMGGAGGSGGSGGSGGGGSVDLCQDSMNLSPEELLAPIDTFVILCMENRSFDHYLGALRLIEGRDVVGLSGSETNPAPDGTFVNVFKLDNFTPEDPPHGWDASHNQFNGGKNDGFVLEHAGASQAEAMGYHVREHIPVTYALADAHAVCDHWFASVMGPTWPNRFYLHGATSKGQKGNLPVFGYKSIFGLLDDAGVSHRVYYHDVAWCSGGYLKTSGLAPVEQFFTDAEKGTLPNVVFIDPQFFGQGANDDHPSHDVRLGQALIASVYSALGKSPQWGRCMFILTYDEHGGFYDHVPPPTTEDDEAEFRQLGFRVPSIVAGPFTRAGCTVTTEFEHVSVLRTLARRFGLPSLNKRMSAANDLSSCIQPAYFDAPRPAVAMPVVDVPMSKIIARPVDDATHPEMRAAIEGGLVPRHLDRRSEGLSITKRVLAAGERLGAVRVLP; encoded by the coding sequence ATGAAAAAACGAGCGAATGATGATCCGTCTCTTGCGCGCAGGCGGGTGCTCGCGGGTCTCGGCGCAGCCCTTTCGTCCGCAGCCATCGGGTGCGGAAGCGAAGCGTCCACCACGATTGGATCGACCGCTGGCGTTGGCGGTGCGGGTGGCGAGGGAGGCAGCGGCGGAATGGGAGGCGCCGGAGGCTCCGGCGGGTCTGGTGGTTCCGGGGGCGGCGGCAGCGTCGATCTCTGCCAAGATTCGATGAATTTGTCGCCCGAAGAGCTGCTCGCGCCCATCGACACCTTCGTGATTCTTTGCATGGAAAACAGGTCATTCGACCATTATTTGGGGGCTTTGCGATTGATCGAAGGGCGGGACGTCGTCGGGCTCTCCGGTTCCGAGACAAACCCGGCCCCGGATGGCACGTTCGTGAACGTTTTCAAGCTCGACAACTTCACGCCCGAAGATCCGCCGCATGGCTGGGACGCATCGCACAATCAGTTCAATGGCGGGAAAAACGACGGGTTTGTCCTGGAGCATGCCGGCGCGAGCCAAGCCGAGGCGATGGGGTATCACGTACGCGAGCACATTCCCGTGACGTATGCGCTCGCGGATGCGCACGCCGTGTGTGACCATTGGTTTGCTTCGGTCATGGGTCCGACGTGGCCCAATCGTTTTTACTTGCACGGGGCAACGAGCAAAGGCCAAAAAGGCAACCTTCCCGTCTTCGGCTACAAGAGCATCTTTGGCCTTTTGGATGACGCCGGTGTGAGCCATCGCGTCTATTACCACGATGTTGCCTGGTGCTCCGGTGGGTATCTGAAGACATCCGGACTTGCGCCGGTCGAGCAATTCTTCACGGACGCGGAAAAAGGAACATTGCCCAATGTGGTGTTCATCGATCCGCAATTTTTCGGTCAAGGGGCAAACGACGACCATCCGAGCCACGACGTGCGCCTCGGCCAAGCCCTCATCGCGAGCGTGTATTCGGCGCTCGGAAAAAGTCCACAATGGGGCCGCTGCATGTTCATCCTGACGTACGACGAGCATGGCGGGTTTTACGATCACGTGCCTCCTCCGACGACGGAAGACGACGAGGCCGAATTCAGACAGCTTGGTTTCCGCGTGCCGTCCATCGTGGCAGGGCCTTTTACGCGAGCAGGATGCACGGTGACGACCGAATTCGAGCATGTATCGGTGCTGCGTACCCTCGCACGACGTTTCGGATTGCCGTCGCTCAATAAGCGCATGAGCGCGGCGAACGATTTGTCTTCGTGCATTCAGCCGGCCTATTTCGATGCGCCAAGGCCTGCGGTGGCCATGCCGGTGGTCGATGTACCGATGAGCAAAATCATCGCGCGGCCCGTCGACGATGCCACGCATCCGGAAATGCGAGCAGCCATTGAAGGAGGTTTGGTGCCGCGGCATTTGGATCGACGCTCGGAAGGCCTTTCGATTACGAAACGTGTGCTCGCTGCCGGCGAGCGGCTTGGCGCTGTGCGGGTGCTGCCATGA
- a CDS encoding amidohydrolase: protein MALPLPGLDDEEGLSVPAELPPVVDAHVHVFPDAVFRAVWRWFDAFGWPVRYKLFADEVIQYQLERGVSHLVLLHYAHKPGIARSMNAFVADLVKRHERVTGLATVFPGEKDQEEILAEAFAQGLRGIKLHCHVQAMPADDERLWPVYGLCQNRGLPVVIHAGREPWSDNLPCDPYEICNVGRVERVLRAFPHLKLCVPHLGADEFAGYAELLRKYENIWLDTTMMVGEYFHVVNPWPSVLARPERVLFGTDFPNIPYAWDREAKAIVRAKLPDAVVEKIVGGNARELFGLGL, encoded by the coding sequence ATGGCGCTTCCATTGCCAGGGCTCGACGATGAGGAAGGTTTGTCCGTACCCGCAGAATTGCCGCCGGTCGTCGATGCGCACGTCCACGTCTTTCCCGACGCTGTTTTCCGCGCCGTCTGGCGCTGGTTCGATGCATTCGGTTGGCCCGTTCGTTACAAGCTCTTCGCGGACGAAGTCATTCAGTATCAACTCGAACGCGGCGTTTCGCACCTCGTGCTCTTGCATTATGCCCACAAGCCGGGGATCGCTCGTAGCATGAATGCATTCGTCGCGGATCTCGTGAAACGGCACGAGCGTGTCACGGGGCTGGCGACGGTGTTTCCCGGAGAAAAGGACCAGGAAGAGATACTCGCCGAGGCGTTTGCCCAGGGACTTCGCGGAATAAAATTGCATTGTCACGTGCAAGCAATGCCTGCGGACGACGAACGGCTTTGGCCCGTTTACGGATTGTGCCAGAACCGAGGTTTGCCCGTGGTCATTCATGCGGGACGGGAACCTTGGAGTGACAACTTGCCATGCGATCCATACGAAATTTGTAACGTCGGACGAGTGGAGCGCGTGCTCCGAGCGTTTCCACATTTGAAGCTGTGCGTACCGCACCTGGGAGCCGACGAATTCGCCGGTTACGCCGAGCTTTTACGCAAATACGAAAACATCTGGCTCGATACGACCATGATGGTCGGCGAATACTTCCACGTGGTGAACCCCTGGCCGTCGGTGCTTGCCAGGCCCGAACGCGTGCTTTTTGGCACCGATTTTCCCAATATACCGTACGCGTGGGATCGAGAAGCAAAAGCCATTGTTCGAGCGAAATTGCCCGATGCGGTCGTAGAGAAAATCGTGGGAGGCAATGCGCGGGAATTGTTTGGTTTGGGGCTGTGA
- a CDS encoding acyl-CoA dehydrogenase, whose translation MSNTQAYQNRYRADLREMKFLLFDQFRLGDLLEKPPYEAWGLNEASMVLDQTYKFACDVLGPLNTLGDRVGCRLENGKVITPEGFKSAYDQMYEAGLKGVGVDPEWGGQGAPQGLTILVEELMAGANPAFCMYGGLARGVAEVLHVFGTARQKSLLLGKLYGGTWGGTMCLTEPHAGSDVGAARTTAKKIDGNRYKISGTKIFITGGDHDLAENIIHLVLARVDNAPPGTKGLSLFIVPKIRVNEDGTLDKPNDVGVGAIEHKMGINGSATCVLNFGAESDDCIGELVGEVENAGMAQMFRLMNGARILVGVQGIAVASTAYLNALDYARERLQGPSINHWKDPTAPRVPIIEHADVRRMLLEMKAKVEGIRALAVKLAMHSDMAQLLKGNDDQKAQYHQGQVDLLVPLVKAYASDQAFRVCELAIQTYGGAGYTKDYPVEQYCRDAKIFSIYEGTNHIQAMDLVGRKLPQRGGQNLQEFLGDVATFVQKNKAHPTLGAYVNELGTAQEAVSGTAMRLLMWFQSGRMNLVPLAANRFLEMMSALSVGWLLLEGAVIAAEKEQALPKDSAERAFYQGKHHAAAYFATHVLPEVRSHADVLGREDRSALDIPNEAFATV comes from the coding sequence GTGTCGAACACGCAAGCATATCAAAACCGCTATCGAGCCGACCTGCGCGAGATGAAGTTCCTTCTCTTCGACCAGTTCCGCCTCGGCGACTTGCTCGAAAAACCGCCCTACGAGGCGTGGGGTCTGAACGAAGCCTCGATGGTGCTCGACCAGACCTACAAATTCGCCTGCGACGTCCTCGGACCGCTCAATACACTTGGTGATCGCGTCGGCTGCCGGCTCGAAAACGGAAAAGTCATCACGCCCGAAGGCTTCAAATCCGCGTACGACCAGATGTACGAAGCCGGCTTGAAGGGCGTCGGGGTCGATCCGGAATGGGGCGGACAAGGAGCGCCGCAAGGCTTGACGATCCTCGTCGAAGAGCTCATGGCCGGGGCAAACCCTGCATTTTGCATGTACGGCGGCCTCGCGCGCGGCGTCGCGGAAGTCCTGCATGTTTTCGGCACAGCGCGTCAGAAGTCGCTCTTGCTCGGCAAGCTCTACGGCGGCACTTGGGGTGGAACGATGTGCTTGACCGAGCCGCATGCGGGTTCGGACGTCGGCGCAGCTCGCACCACTGCAAAGAAAATCGACGGCAATCGGTACAAGATAAGCGGAACGAAGATCTTCATCACCGGTGGAGATCACGACCTGGCGGAAAACATCATCCACCTCGTGCTCGCTCGCGTGGACAATGCGCCTCCTGGCACGAAAGGTTTGTCGCTCTTCATCGTGCCGAAGATCCGCGTGAACGAAGATGGAACACTCGACAAGCCGAACGACGTCGGCGTAGGCGCCATCGAGCACAAGATGGGCATCAACGGCTCGGCCACGTGCGTGCTCAACTTTGGCGCAGAGAGCGACGACTGCATCGGCGAGCTCGTGGGCGAAGTTGAAAATGCGGGCATGGCGCAGATGTTCCGCTTGATGAACGGCGCGCGCATTCTCGTGGGCGTGCAGGGCATCGCCGTTGCGTCGACGGCGTACTTGAACGCGCTCGACTACGCGCGCGAACGGCTGCAAGGGCCGTCGATCAACCACTGGAAAGACCCCACCGCTCCGCGCGTGCCCATCATCGAACATGCCGACGTGCGTCGCATGCTGCTCGAGATGAAAGCCAAGGTCGAAGGCATCCGCGCGCTTGCCGTCAAGCTCGCCATGCACTCGGACATGGCGCAGCTCCTCAAAGGCAACGACGATCAGAAGGCGCAATACCATCAGGGACAAGTCGACCTGCTCGTGCCGCTCGTGAAAGCCTATGCATCGGATCAAGCCTTCCGCGTGTGCGAGTTGGCAATCCAAACCTACGGCGGCGCGGGGTACACCAAGGACTACCCGGTCGAGCAGTACTGCCGCGATGCAAAAATCTTCTCCATTTACGAAGGAACCAACCACATCCAAGCCATGGATCTGGTCGGACGAAAGTTGCCGCAACGCGGCGGACAGAACCTCCAGGAGTTCCTTGGCGACGTCGCAACGTTCGTGCAAAAGAACAAAGCGCACCCGACGCTGGGCGCGTACGTGAACGAGCTCGGGACGGCGCAAGAAGCGGTTTCGGGCACGGCGATGCGGCTGCTCATGTGGTTCCAATCGGGACGCATGAACCTGGTGCCGCTTGCTGCCAACCGGTTCCTCGAAATGATGAGCGCGCTGTCGGTTGGGTGGCTTCTTTTGGAGGGTGCGGTCATCGCAGCCGAAAAGGAGCAGGCTCTTCCGAAGGACTCGGCGGAGCGAGCGTTCTACCAGGGCAAACACCACGCAGCGGCGTACTTTGCCACGCACGTTTTGCCAGAAGTGCGTTCTCACGCCGATGTGCTCGGTCGTGAGGATCGTTCGGCGCTCGATATTCCGAACGAAGCGTTCGCGACAGTTTGA